The window CTGCCAACTGCCGGGCGGATAATGCATAAACTTTTAGATCACCAAGTGCCCCTAAAGAAATCAATAAGGTGGACAGTAAAACTCTAGTATTTAACCCTGTGCGCATCATTTTCCCATTCTAACAATATAAACGAACCGGATGATTATTTGCTGTGGATAAATTCTGTTTAATCAATTTCTGTATATCTCTATCAGAACCTCAAGTCAGCCAAAGTATCATCGATCCATCCCTCAGATATTTCTGAATCATCTATCATTGTGAACCATAAATGTGCCTTGCCCTGAACAAAAGATTTCAGGTTTTTTAAGGAATCAACCAAATCTTGGCGCTTGATACCCATTGTCACTGGATGATAATCCAATTTGACCTCATCCATAATTGCAGTGATTCCTTCAGCCTTATTATTCTGCAATCGACTCATCAGATATATTCCCAATCCCACAATATGCCCGTGAATGAACGATCGTTTTAACCGTTCTTCCAACTCATAAAAAAGAAAATGCTCCGAACCTTCTTCCACACGATAGTGGTCTGCAGGAATACAGACCGCATTCAATTTCATATAACCCTGAACGATGGCGAGCAACCCCTTATCAGTAATATCTCTTATCTCAGGAATTACCGCATATAGTTCTTCAAGTATTCCTCTGGCTTCCTTGACTGCTGCCGTAGAAAAAGGATATTCAGACTGACCTTTACTCTGGGCATATTCCCAATCAAAAGTAGCAGTGTGCATGGAAAGTAGATCCCCAATGCCTGCAATATTCAAGGTCGGCGGAGCAGTGCGGATAATATCATAGTCTATGATCAGAGGATCCGGACTGGCTGTTCCAACATACTTAACCTCATGATTGATCCTGATTCCAGTGGCAGGTGTCACAAATGCATTCACACTGATTACAGTTGGAATGGTCACCAGCTTGAGATTTCGTTTCCATGAAAAGTATTTGGCAGCATCCACAGCCAAACCGCCACCGATACCAATTATGGTATCACATTCCGGAAGATTCAATAACTGTTGATCCAAGACTACTTGATCCACCGAGTTTACAAACACCACTTCCTCTGGGATTCTGCCCAGCAAGTCTCTTGTGATATTCCAGGGGATATCCATTGTTACAACAACAAATTTGCCAATTTCCCTGCCAATCCCCTTGACGCTACCAGAGCCAAACCGGTATGATAATACATTTGTCTGGCCTGATATTTCTTTCATTTATTACAACTCTTATTTTATAATTATTCCCAAGTTGAAAGTAGTGATCGAATCAGTCATCTTCGAGAATATTACACCCAATAAATAAACACATCATCTTATATTACGTTTCTTTTTATCATTATATCTATAAGAGATCTCTATACCAATAATTCGAAAGGCAGCGGATAGATAAGCACTGAATGGGTATAATGTATTTGATACCTCTTCTGGACTTCATAGTTTATCGTTTCATGAATATTTCTTTGAAAAAAACCACCCTGAGTCATCGTTGTCCGCCAGTAATTGCGCCGGTGTTTGTCTGGTGCTCAATCTTGTGACTAATCTGTTCAAGAAATGCATCCAATTGTCTGTAGCGGCTGTTTATTTCTAGGGGAAGTTCGGCCATCGTCAGTTCAGACAGATTGCTGAAGTAAGTTTCGAAGAGACCCCCCTCTTTTGGGTCTATTGTGCTGCCCGCCGGACGGCCTGATTTAGTGTCCCCTTCTCCAGAAAAACGTTGAACAGGTGCCGTAGGTCGCGAATATTCCGCTGCTTTAGTTAGAGAAGTTAACGCTTTTTGAAGATTTCCCCTCTTCCAGTCGATATAGCCTGTTAGAAAGTGCGCCTCTACGCTTCTAGTGTTCGATCCGATGACGGCATTGAAGAGGCGTTGAGATTCTGAAAAGTTTCCTCGGATAAGTGCGATTTGCCCGAGGCGAAGCACGGGAGCAGTCACTTCTTTGTTAATGGCAAAGGCCCGTTGGAACTCAGCTTCGGCCGCATCAAGGTTGAACATATTTCCGTTTTCGATCATTAGATAAATGGTTCCCAGCTGAGAATGAGCGCGGGCACTGTTTGGGTTGACTTCTGCCAAGCGCCTCCAGATCTGTTCAGCTGCTTCAAGCTCTCCCAAGTCGAAGTACATATTGCCCAGATAGTAGAGGGCGTCCTCGTGACTGTTGTTGAGGCTGATCGCCTTACGGTATTCGGCGACAGCCTTTCGCGGATTGCCGGCAATACGAAATCTTGTGGCCCGTCGGTAGACTTCCCAAAACTGTTGAATCTTTTCTTTCTCAGGAAACGTTGAGATCCTGTCGTCATCTTTAGAGACTGCGTCACCTGAAGAGCGCTTCCATACAGAGACAACAGCAAACAGGGCAAGGAGTGCAATCAGTATGGTGACAAAAGTTCTACGCACTTTTTATCCCCGCGGGCGGGGAGGTTAGGCCTAAAGAGGGTTCTCCCCCTCCACAATGTGGAGTGTCTGGCCGGATGCTACATGGCGCAACACTTCTGTTAGCCCGCTGGGCCAGATGATTTCGATGGTATCAGCCTTTGACGCATTTCCGAGGCCGAAATGCTCAACTAGACTGTTTTGGGATAGATAGGAACTTTGCGCCCCCACCTGACGTGACTGTACTCGGTCTCGCGCCGCCAGACGCAGCCTGGCCCCAATAGCCTGCCGGTTACTCTGCGTCCCTTCCAGCCGGAGCTGCAGCCATCGGTTCCGGTTGCCGCCATCGTTTCTCAGCAGCAGTCCAGGACCATCGTTGTTAACGACGAAGATGTCAACGTCACCATCATTGTCGTAATCTGCGAAGGCAGCGCCCCTGCCAACGTGTTCCGATTGGAGGACTTCCCCGCTGACGGTGGAAACATCATAAAACCCTTCTTCAGTTCCCCGGTTCCAGAAAAGCTGATCGGGCATTGGAATCAGTAGCCACGACTTCTCCCTCCGCTGAATAGTGCTACCGTTCGCCACGTACAGATCGAGCCAGCCGTCGTTGTCGTAATCAAAGAAGGAGGTACCGAATCCAATAAAATCGAGGGCGATTTGCCCCAATCCATGGCGATCCGCCTCGTCCATGAATTTGGTCGTATTTGAGGTGATGTCTAAGCGTGTGAGTTGAGACAGCATTCCGCTGTAAAGCGCATTTTCCTGTGCGAGCCAGTGTGTGATATACATGTCCATGTCTGCATCGCCGTCCCAGTCTCCAACAGCAATTCCCATAGCTCCGCGATAATCAGCCACATGTGCTACATGGCTGATTTCTTCGAATGTTTCATTACCCAGATTTCTGAAAAGTACGTTATCGGAGACGTCGTTCGCCACGTACAGGTCTGGCCAGCCGTCTTCGTCGAAATCGCACCAGGCGGCAGAGAGACTACGTCCACGAAGGTCCTCGACGCCGGCCTTTGAGGATATTTCGCTGAAGCTCCCGTCACCGTTATTGCGATAGAGCAGATTGCGGTCCGGACGGAAGGATGAAGGGTTAATACTGACGGGAACTTCCACATCGTACTGTAGTGTCGTTTTTTTGTTTTCACTGGAGGCATACTGTACATAACCACAGACGTAGAGGTCGATAAAACCGTCACGGTTGAAATCACTCCAGGATGCCCCTGTCCAGAAACCGGGTCGTCCGCCAAGTCCCGTTTCTGTTGTCTTATCGCTGAATGTACCATCGCCATTATTGTGATAGAAAACGTTCTTGCCGTAGCACGATATGAAAAGGTCCAGCCAACCGTCGTTGTCATAATCCCCCCATGTGGGAGCCATTGCACAGGCCCGGAGATCGACACCGGCTTCCGAGCTTACTTCTTCAAAGGTACCGTCCCCGTTGTTACGGTAGAGCGCGCAGTGAGCCGCAGAGGCGGCGACCTCTTCTTCGGTGAGAGTAAGAGGGCCTGCTTCGTTGGCTACAAACAGATCGAGCCAGCCGTCGTTGTCGTAATCTCCCCAGGCGGCACCGGAACCCATGTCCTCAGGAAGCTGTGATGATCGTCTGCCGGAGAAATGCCTGAAGGAGATACCTGCATCGTGAGTGGCGTCCACAAAGGTAATCTTTGGGTAATTGTCTGGAATTGTCCGTTCCAGCTCAGCCGTCAAACCCTCAATTTTTTCGCCCGGGATGTAGGGTCTGTCCGGTTTAGAAATAAGCCAGATTATAGCAGTAACAGCTACAATAAAAGAGGAAACACCAAGGGTGGTTGTAATAAGGCGGCGTCTTCGCCGGGAGGATTTTGCGGCCACGTATTCAGAGACTTCTGTCGGGCACAACCTCAATCATTCTCTGATCTTCAGAAATGAGCGTAACTGGAGCAGTTACACCGGAGTCCTCACCAAGGAGAAAATTGAGCAAGAATTGATCTATCTTCCTGTAGAGCAGTTTTGCCGATACGTGCAGTTCAGTCACCTCGTCATTTGATACTTTGAACCGGAATTCATCTTTCTTGGATAAATCTTCCTTGCCACTGGCAGCTGAGCCGGGACACGGAAAGGTGAATTCGGCCTGATCGGAAAAACCGGGGAACAAAACGCGGCGGTAGCGGACGCCCACCATTTCCCACAGATTATGTCGATCAATGAGGTTGCCGTACTGATCGATGGCCTCGGCTTTGAAAATGAACGATCCCGGCTCAATAAAGTGCTTCTCATCTCTGTGCCCGGAGCTGAAAATCTCATTCCCATTCTGGTCTTTCACCACCAGTTCAACCCACGCCTGAATAATATCCATGGGACCGGTGGGGAAGTCGTGACCGACCTTGTTGTTGGTGATCACTGTCTTAATCGCCACCTCCTGACCGGGTGTCACCTGTTCAGGCACAATCAGCTCCAGCGGAACAGCCGGACCGGGACGCCACTTGTCCTCGATTTCAGGGATCTCGTATTTGCCCTGAAGCCATTTTTCCGTGAGGGCGATATGTTCACTAGCGCCGGGGAGGTCGAGGATTGCAGGTACAAACTGGTTAGCGGCGAGAAACCGGTGATTGCGGTGTTTGCCATCGCTATCGTTTCGATTATAATCGAGTTCATCGCCACTGGCGGGATCTTGTGAATCTGTGAGTGGCATGTGGCACTCACGACATTCAATGGTTTTACTCGGATCGCCCGGGTGGTTCCAGCGGCTCTTGCGCCAGTTGTCGTACTGATTCTGGAGCTGAACCCACCCAACCTGATTAATCTCCTCATCGATGAACTGTTTATGACACGCGGCGCAAAACTCGGGGCTCTTGAACAGCCGGTGCTGCAGGCTTTCCACGTGATACCTTGGATAGGCGCGAATTAGGAAATCCCGCAGGAAACGGGCCGCTTCCCCTTCATGCAGTTCGAACATGTAGCGCTCGGGCTGGGTGATTACATAGTTGGCATTCCCTTTGAGATCGGTCTCCTTTATCCTATGACAGACGATGCAGGAGACACCTTCCTGGTAACCGACGAGATTAGTCAAATCTTCTCTGAAAATATTTTTTGTTCCTGAGAAGAGCGAAATTGGATCGTGACAGCCGCCGCAATAGCGGGTTGATTCAGGTCCGTTCTGTTCACCCATCACCTTCTGTACCGCCCGGAAGGCAGGGTCCATGGCTGCATAGCGGTGAGCGCTCACTTGCCACTCGTTGAAAATTTCTTCGTGACAGCCGGAGCTTCCGCACGTTTGAGATCCTCCCAGAGAACGG of the Candidatus Neomarinimicrobiota bacterium genome contains:
- a CDS encoding CRTAC1 family protein, encoding MAAKSSRRRRRLITTTLGVSSFIVAVTAIIWLISKPDRPYIPGEKIEGLTAELERTIPDNYPKITFVDATHDAGISFRHFSGRRSSQLPEDMGSGAAWGDYDNDGWLDLFVANEAGPLTLTEEEVAASAAHCALYRNNGDGTFEEVSSEAGVDLRACAMAPTWGDYDNDGWLDLFISCYGKNVFYHNNGDGTFSDKTTETGLGGRPGFWTGASWSDFNRDGFIDLYVCGYVQYASSENKKTTLQYDVEVPVSINPSSFRPDRNLLYRNNGDGSFSEISSKAGVEDLRGRSLSAAWCDFDEDGWPDLYVANDVSDNVLFRNLGNETFEEISHVAHVADYRGAMGIAVGDWDGDADMDMYITHWLAQENALYSGMLSQLTRLDITSNTTKFMDEADRHGLGQIALDFIGFGTSFFDYDNDGWLDLYVANGSTIQRREKSWLLIPMPDQLFWNRGTEEGFYDVSTVSGEVLQSEHVGRGAAFADYDNDGDVDIFVVNNDGPGLLLRNDGGNRNRWLQLRLEGTQSNRQAIGARLRLAARDRVQSRQVGAQSSYLSQNSLVEHFGLGNASKADTIEIIWPSGLTEVLRHVASGQTLHIVEGENPL
- a CDS encoding multiheme c-type cytochrome, whose protein sequence is MKNQSNQLERVAEWRHKLLLTVSGLLFFETVTGLSIYLLPFSIPNQVIVLLHTVIGLVFIVPFTWYQIRHWLVYRSMKMHNIKLTGYLSLVITAVAAITGLVLTYQALFQTKIGRGWDLVHIISTFALIASLLPHFIVIVVRDLKERQRDRLQPLLTAQKQYGLNSLLMTGTLFAVSAILVYAYEPVELVDEFPDDYSYLYGEDRPFAPSLAQTNTGGAFDSRSLGGSQTCGSSGCHEEIFNEWQVSAHRYAAMDPAFRAVQKVMGEQNGPESTRYCGGCHDPISLFSGTKNIFREDLTNLVGYQEGVSCIVCHRIKETDLKGNANYVITQPERYMFELHEGEAARFLRDFLIRAYPRYHVESLQHRLFKSPEFCAACHKQFIDEEINQVGWVQLQNQYDNWRKSRWNHPGDPSKTIECRECHMPLTDSQDPASGDELDYNRNDSDGKHRNHRFLAANQFVPAILDLPGASEHIALTEKWLQGKYEIPEIEDKWRPGPAVPLELIVPEQVTPGQEVAIKTVITNNKVGHDFPTGPMDIIQAWVELVVKDQNGNEIFSSGHRDEKHFIEPGSFIFKAEAIDQYGNLIDRHNLWEMVGVRYRRVLFPGFSDQAEFTFPCPGSAASGKEDLSKKDEFRFKVSNDEVTELHVSAKLLYRKIDQFLLNFLLGEDSGVTAPVTLISEDQRMIEVVPDRSL
- a CDS encoding tetratricopeptide repeat protein; this encodes MRRTFVTILIALLALFAVVSVWKRSSGDAVSKDDDRISTFPEKEKIQQFWEVYRRATRFRIAGNPRKAVAEYRKAISLNNSHEDALYYLGNMYFDLGELEAAEQIWRRLAEVNPNSARAHSQLGTIYLMIENGNMFNLDAAEAEFQRAFAINKEVTAPVLRLGQIALIRGNFSESQRLFNAVIGSNTRSVEAHFLTGYIDWKRGNLQKALTSLTKAAEYSRPTAPVQRFSGEGDTKSGRPAGSTIDPKEGGLFETYFSNLSELTMAELPLEINSRYRQLDAFLEQISHKIEHQTNTGAITGGQR
- a CDS encoding iron-containing alcohol dehydrogenase; the encoded protein is MKEISGQTNVLSYRFGSGSVKGIGREIGKFVVVTMDIPWNITRDLLGRIPEEVVFVNSVDQVVLDQQLLNLPECDTIIGIGGGLAVDAAKYFSWKRNLKLVTIPTVISVNAFVTPATGIRINHEVKYVGTASPDPLIIDYDIIRTAPPTLNIAGIGDLLSMHTATFDWEYAQSKGQSEYPFSTAAVKEARGILEELYAVIPEIRDITDKGLLAIVQGYMKLNAVCIPADHYRVEEGSEHFLFYELEERLKRSFIHGHIVGLGIYLMSRLQNNKAEGITAIMDEVKLDYHPVTMGIKRQDLVDSLKNLKSFVQGKAHLWFTMIDDSEISEGWIDDTLADLRF